A stretch of the Manis pentadactyla isolate mManPen7 chromosome 16, mManPen7.hap1, whole genome shotgun sequence genome encodes the following:
- the DNPH1 gene encoding 2'-deoxynucleoside 5'-phosphate N-hydrolase 1 has product MAAMAAGALDRGEPGEPKAGRRALYFCGSIRGGREDQAVYARIVSRLRRFGTVLTEHVAAAEPDTRGEEAAGGDRLIHEQDLAWLQQADVVVAEVTQPSLGVGYELGRAVALSKQILCLFRPQSGRVLSAMIRGAADGSKFQVWDYEEGEVEAMLDRYFEADPR; this is encoded by the exons aTGGCGGCGATGGCGGCCGGGGCGCTGGATCGCGGAGAACCCGGCGAACCCAAGGCGGGCCGCCGAGCCCTGTACTTCTGCGGGAGCATACGCGGCGGACGCGAGGACCAGGCTGTGTACGCGCGTATCGTATCGCGGCTCAGGCGCTTCGGGACGGTGCTCACTGAGCACGTAGCGGCCGCCGAGCCGGACACGCGCG GGGAAGAGGCTGCTGGGGGTGACAGGCTCATCCACGAGCAGGACCTGGCCTGGCTGCAGCAGGCAGATG TGGTTGTGGCAGAAGTGACCCAGCCGTCCTTGGGTGTGGGCTATGAGCTAGGCCGTGCTGTGGCCCTCAGTAAGCAAATCCTGTGCCTGTTCCGTCCGCAGTCTGGCCGAG TGCTTTCAGCCATGATCCGGGGAGCAGCAGACGGCTCAAAGTTCCAGGTGTGGGACTATGAAGAGGGAGAGGTGGAGGCCATGCTGGATAGATACTTTGAGGCTGACCCTCGCTAG